One part of the Ochrobactrum quorumnocens genome encodes these proteins:
- a CDS encoding sterol desaturase family protein codes for MNSNPVFLDVTRLAIPLYVLGILIELVAIRYWKRRGEFETRDALTSLLMGAGNVAAGLLLGFVSVVALLWVWQFRLFDLGLHWWVFVVAFIFDDLRYYCYHRIAHRVRWVWAEHVNHHSSQHYNLTTALRQSWTGQMTGMFVLQVPLVLLGFHPAVIAFVYGFNLIYQFWIHTEAVDKLPRPIEYIFNTPSHHRVHHATNPRYLDANYAGTLIIWDRMFGTFVEELPEDMPRYGIVKNVGTFNPVRVAFHEWFGMLKDVFSPGLTLRQRLLYMIAPPGWSHDGSRKTSEDLKADYVRLNPSEAGKAGLPGNIKR; via the coding sequence ATGAATAGCAATCCGGTATTCTTGGATGTGACGCGCCTCGCAATTCCACTTTATGTATTGGGAATTTTGATCGAGCTGGTTGCGATCCGCTACTGGAAACGGAGGGGAGAGTTCGAAACACGCGACGCTCTGACCAGCCTGCTGATGGGGGCGGGGAATGTTGCAGCCGGTCTGCTGCTCGGTTTTGTCTCCGTCGTTGCGCTATTGTGGGTGTGGCAGTTTCGGCTCTTCGACCTGGGCCTGCATTGGTGGGTTTTCGTTGTCGCCTTCATTTTCGATGATCTGCGTTACTACTGCTACCATCGCATAGCGCATCGCGTGCGTTGGGTTTGGGCAGAGCACGTCAACCATCATTCAAGCCAGCATTATAATCTAACAACCGCTTTGCGGCAGTCGTGGACCGGGCAGATGACAGGCATGTTCGTGCTGCAGGTCCCTCTCGTTCTGCTCGGGTTTCATCCGGCAGTGATTGCTTTTGTCTACGGCTTTAATCTGATTTATCAGTTCTGGATCCATACCGAAGCCGTCGACAAACTTCCGCGGCCAATCGAGTATATTTTCAACACGCCGTCGCATCATCGCGTACATCACGCCACGAACCCGCGCTATCTCGATGCCAATTATGCGGGCACGCTGATTATCTGGGATCGGATGTTTGGCACATTTGTCGAAGAATTACCGGAAGATATGCCGCGCTACGGCATTGTGAAGAATGTTGGCACGTTCAATCCCGTGCGCGTGGCGTTCCATGAATGGTTCGGTATGTTGAAGGACGTGTTCTCGCCGGGCCTGACCTTGCGCCAACGTCTTCTATATATGATCGCGCCACCTGGCTGGAGTCACGACGGAAGCCGCAAAACATCGGAAGATTTGAAGGCTGACTATGTGAGGCTTAACCCGTCGGAAGCGGGCAAAGCGGGATTGCCCGGAAATATTAAACGGTAA
- the gcvT gene encoding glycine cleavage system aminomethyltransferase GcvT, translating to MGDTAFLNTLPLHDLHEEAGARFGGFAGWNMPITYPLGVMKEHLHTRAHVGLFDISHMKLIEVSGPEAAELLEQTCPLDPAALGVGQSKYTFFLNEKGGVLDDLIVTRLGEDRYMVVANAGNADADIEHLQEEAAGKDVKVNPLDRVFIAIQGPEADSVIKDLGLAGSDLSFMNGFEPKAGWFMTRSGYTGEDGFEVGLPADEARELVKKLLADERVEWIGLAARDSLRLEAGLCLHGQDITPETDPVSAGLTWAISKPVREKAAFNGAPAVLARLEQGVDAKRVGLKAEGRQPVRAGVDLFDESGRQVGTVTSGGFGPSAGFPVAMGYVELSLAKPGTRIFAEVRGNKVPVDVSALPFTPHRYRKG from the coding sequence ATGGGCGATACCGCATTTTTGAATACTCTGCCTTTGCATGACCTGCATGAAGAAGCTGGCGCGCGCTTTGGCGGCTTTGCTGGCTGGAACATGCCGATCACTTATCCGCTCGGCGTGATGAAGGAGCACCTTCACACCCGCGCTCATGTCGGTCTTTTTGACATCTCCCATATGAAGCTGATCGAAGTGTCCGGCCCGGAAGCGGCGGAACTTCTGGAGCAGACCTGTCCGCTTGATCCCGCAGCGCTTGGGGTAGGGCAGTCGAAATATACTTTCTTCCTTAATGAAAAAGGCGGCGTTCTTGACGATCTTATCGTCACGCGCCTTGGCGAAGATCGCTATATGGTTGTCGCCAATGCTGGCAATGCTGATGCAGATATTGAGCATCTTCAGGAAGAAGCCGCTGGCAAGGACGTAAAGGTCAATCCGCTTGACCGCGTTTTCATCGCCATTCAGGGACCAGAAGCAGATAGCGTCATTAAAGATTTGGGACTTGCTGGTTCCGATCTTTCTTTCATGAACGGTTTTGAGCCAAAGGCTGGCTGGTTCATGACCCGCTCAGGCTATACCGGCGAAGACGGCTTTGAAGTTGGCCTGCCTGCCGACGAAGCGCGTGAACTGGTGAAGAAGCTTCTCGCCGATGAGCGTGTCGAGTGGATCGGCCTTGCCGCCCGTGACAGCTTGCGCCTTGAAGCCGGACTTTGCCTGCATGGTCAGGACATTACGCCAGAGACCGATCCGGTTTCGGCTGGTCTCACCTGGGCAATTTCCAAGCCAGTGCGCGAAAAGGCCGCTTTTAACGGCGCGCCAGCCGTGCTTGCTAGACTGGAGCAGGGCGTTGACGCAAAGCGCGTTGGCCTGAAGGCTGAAGGTCGCCAGCCAGTGCGCGCAGGCGTTGATCTTTTTGACGAGAGCGGCCGTCAGGTCGGCACCGTCACTTCGGGCGGGTTTGGTCCGTCCGCCGGTTTTCCGGTCGCCATGGGCTATGTCGAGCTTAGTCTCGCAAAGCCCGGCACCCGCATTTTCGCTGAAGTACGCGGTAACAAGGTTCCCGTTGACGTCTCAGCGCTTCCCTTCACACCACATCGCTATCGCAAAGGATGA
- a CDS encoding creatininase family protein, with translation MKRYWSDYTSEAFSRLDREKLVAVLPVGAIEQHGPHLPVAVDAAIVDGMVKETIARLPDESHALFLPTQAIGKSNEHSLYPGTLTFSAETIIRMWCEIGDCVAASGVRKMVLLNSHGGQISVMDIVARELRIKHNMMVVSVNWFALGMPEGIYSEHDLKHGIHAGDMETSVMLELHPDLVDMSKAQDFRTLTETFASEYKHLSLNGGAKPAWQIQDINPYGAAGDATLATAEKGRKTIDFAAERLVEVLDEIERAPLSWFANKPAW, from the coding sequence TTGAAACGATATTGGTCCGATTATACGAGCGAAGCGTTCTCACGCCTCGATCGTGAGAAGCTCGTAGCAGTTCTGCCCGTGGGGGCGATTGAACAGCATGGGCCTCATCTGCCGGTCGCTGTCGACGCGGCAATAGTGGACGGCATGGTCAAGGAAACCATCGCGCGCCTACCTGACGAAAGCCACGCGCTGTTTCTCCCAACTCAGGCCATTGGCAAGAGCAATGAGCATAGCCTTTATCCCGGCACGCTGACTTTCTCTGCTGAAACGATTATCCGCATGTGGTGCGAGATTGGCGACTGTGTAGCCGCAAGCGGCGTGCGCAAGATGGTGCTGCTTAACAGCCACGGCGGCCAGATCAGTGTCATGGATATTGTCGCGAGAGAACTGCGCATCAAACACAACATGATGGTGGTCAGCGTCAACTGGTTTGCGCTCGGCATGCCCGAAGGCATCTACAGCGAGCATGATCTCAAGCACGGCATTCACGCTGGCGACATGGAAACATCAGTGATGCTGGAACTGCATCCAGATTTGGTCGACATGTCAAAGGCGCAGGATTTCCGAACGCTTACGGAAACTTTTGCAAGCGAATACAAGCATCTTTCATTGAATGGCGGCGCAAAGCCCGCCTGGCAGATACAGGACATCAATCCTTACGGCGCGGCGGGTGATGCAACGCTTGCAACGGCCGAAAAAGGCCGCAAAACCATCGACTTCGCTGCTGAGCGGTTGGTCGAGGTGCTGGATGAAATTGAACGTGCGCCACTCTCGTGGTTCGCAAACAAACCTGCCTGGTGA
- the efeU gene encoding iron uptake transporter permease EfeU, with the protein MLVPFLIMFREGVEAALIVGIIASYLHQTGRSAWMPVVWIGVLLALAMSLAVGAILQLVSAEFPQRAQELFEAIIGLIAVFVLTSMVFWMRKAARSIKAELHHSIDAAFETPTHKGFGLILMVFFAVAREGLESVFFLLAAFQQSEGGAAPLGALLGVLLAALVGYGIYRGGLKLNLRRFFRWTGVFILIIAAGILANSVMALHEAGIWNHFQTVVFDTSEILPLDSTLGSVLAGIFGYIATPTISEVVAYLGFLVPALIIFLMPSSAPAQSAAAKHTV; encoded by the coding sequence ATGCTCGTACCATTTCTCATCATGTTCCGCGAAGGCGTGGAAGCTGCGCTAATCGTTGGCATTATCGCGAGCTATCTGCACCAGACCGGACGCAGCGCCTGGATGCCGGTTGTTTGGATTGGTGTGCTGCTGGCCCTGGCGATGTCGCTGGCAGTTGGCGCAATCCTCCAGCTTGTAAGCGCAGAATTCCCGCAAAGGGCGCAGGAGCTTTTCGAGGCCATTATCGGGCTCATAGCCGTTTTCGTGCTGACGTCCATGGTTTTCTGGATGCGTAAGGCGGCTCGTTCCATCAAAGCGGAACTGCATCATTCCATTGATGCGGCATTTGAAACGCCCACGCATAAGGGCTTCGGTCTGATCCTGATGGTGTTCTTTGCTGTGGCCCGTGAGGGGCTTGAGTCGGTCTTCTTCCTGCTCGCCGCATTCCAGCAGAGCGAAGGTGGCGCGGCACCGCTTGGCGCATTGCTCGGTGTTCTGCTTGCCGCTTTGGTTGGTTACGGTATCTATCGTGGTGGCCTGAAACTCAATCTGCGCCGCTTCTTCCGCTGGACCGGTGTTTTCATACTGATTATCGCAGCGGGCATTCTCGCAAATTCGGTGATGGCGCTGCATGAGGCTGGTATCTGGAACCACTTCCAGACGGTCGTGTTCGACACGAGCGAAATCCTGCCGCTCGACAGCACGCTTGGCTCGGTTCTGGCTGGTATCTTCGGCTATATCGCAACGCCGACGATCAGCGAAGTGGTTGCCTATCTCGGCTTCCTCGTGCCTGCGCTCATTATTTTCCTGATGCCGTCTTCCGCACCTGCGCAGAGCGCAGCCGCGAAGCACACAGTTTAA
- a CDS encoding DUF1127 domain-containing protein, with protein MNLIRSYNNWRRYRNTVNELSRLSPRELNDLGIMPSEIPFVARKAAAR; from the coding sequence ATGAACCTGATCCGCTCGTACAACAACTGGCGCCGTTACCGTAACACTGTAAACGAACTGAGCCGCCTGAGCCCACGTGAACTGAACGACCTCGGCATCATGCCTTCGGAAATTCCGTTCGTCGCACGCAAGGCTGCTGCTCGCTGA
- a CDS encoding MFS transporter encodes MSQLKSSAALRETSPRASARPAELALAIGGFGIGTGEFAIMALLPDIARDLNVTIPSAGHLISSYALGVLIGAPVLAVLGAKLDRRKLLFLLMGLFAFGNLASAFMHDYTGLYIMRFVAGFPHGAYFGVASLVAASLAEPGKRAQAVGRVMMGLTIATLCGTPLATWLGQAAGWRAMFAAVGLIAILTMVLVMIYVPKQPADEGASPLRELGAFRRKQVWLTLGIGAIGTGGLFSVFTYVAATVTEVSHIDAKWMPVVFATFGLGMVLGNVVGSKLTDRTVMGTVGMVLLYDMAVMLVFPFLMQHPATAFLNILLVGGGFALVPALQTRLMDVAADAQTLAAALNHSALNLANAIGAWLGGLAVAWGFGWTSTGTVGALLAVAGLGVFALSVVLDRAGRAKALLAS; translated from the coding sequence ATGTCTCAGTTAAAGTCCTCCGCAGCGCTGCGGGAAACATCGCCGCGTGCATCCGCAAGGCCTGCAGAACTTGCACTCGCCATCGGCGGCTTCGGTATTGGCACCGGAGAGTTCGCGATCATGGCGCTTTTGCCCGATATCGCGCGCGATCTGAATGTCACCATACCAAGCGCCGGGCATCTTATCAGTTCCTATGCTTTGGGTGTGTTGATTGGTGCGCCTGTACTGGCCGTTCTGGGTGCAAAGCTCGATCGTCGCAAGCTGCTGTTTTTGCTGATGGGGCTTTTTGCTTTCGGCAATCTCGCCAGCGCATTCATGCATGACTATACCGGTCTTTATATAATGCGCTTTGTTGCAGGCTTTCCGCACGGCGCCTATTTCGGCGTAGCCTCGTTGGTAGCGGCATCATTGGCGGAGCCTGGCAAGCGTGCGCAGGCTGTTGGGCGTGTTATGATGGGGCTGACCATTGCCACATTGTGCGGAACGCCTTTGGCGACATGGCTGGGACAAGCTGCTGGTTGGCGCGCGATGTTTGCAGCCGTTGGCCTGATTGCCATTCTTACAATGGTGCTGGTCATGATTTATGTGCCGAAGCAGCCTGCCGATGAAGGCGCATCTCCATTGCGAGAACTGGGTGCATTTCGCCGCAAACAGGTTTGGCTGACGCTCGGTATCGGCGCTATTGGAACCGGCGGTCTGTTCTCCGTCTTTACCTATGTGGCTGCCACAGTGACGGAAGTCTCGCATATCGACGCAAAGTGGATGCCGGTTGTATTCGCCACATTCGGTCTTGGCATGGTGTTGGGCAATGTCGTTGGCTCAAAACTGACCGACCGCACTGTCATGGGAACAGTGGGAATGGTGCTGCTTTACGATATGGCCGTCATGCTGGTCTTTCCGTTTCTGATGCAACATCCAGCCACGGCATTTTTAAATATCCTGCTTGTTGGCGGCGGGTTTGCGCTTGTTCCAGCTTTACAGACACGCTTGATGGATGTGGCCGCTGACGCACAGACGCTGGCCGCAGCGCTCAATCATTCTGCACTCAATCTCGCCAATGCAATTGGCGCATGGCTTGGCGGGTTAGCGGTGGCGTGGGGCTTTGGCTGGACATCGACGGGCACTGTTGGCGCGTTACTGGCCGTTGCAGGCCTCGGCGTGTTCGCGTTGTCGGTTGTATTGGATCGCGCAGGCCGGGCAAAGGCATTACTTGCATCTTAA
- a CDS encoding NAD(P)/FAD-dependent oxidoreductase, with amino-acid sequence MDNRCIIIGAGHAGSQAAISLRQEGYAGEIVLINDEQDIPYHKPPLSKSYLKAPESGVLVLRPENTYRDNNIEMLFGRRVDGVSLIDKTVTLDDGVILTWSELVFATGARPRIPDVPGVALEGVVTLRRLDDARRIADMMPRVQNVVIIGGGFIGLEMAHSAIALGKNTVLIEAAPRVLGRSVATHISAHVEARSRAADITLLTGLGVTSIEGENGRVTGVTAADGTVYPADMVVLGTGAVPNVELATEAGLAVDNGIIVDEHMRASVEHVYAIGDCVSYQHFHAGRRVRLESVQNATDQAKHVARSIVGRGTPFRDVAWFWSDQGDMKLQTAGLSFDADRHILSGNLEDNAFSVFHFAGDRLVAVDSINRPTDHMIARRLLAAGINPTVDDISSGPARLKELLASVPKV; translated from the coding sequence ATGGACAACAGATGCATAATTATTGGTGCGGGCCACGCGGGCTCGCAGGCTGCAATCAGTCTGAGGCAGGAAGGGTATGCTGGCGAAATCGTGCTTATCAATGATGAGCAAGATATCCCCTATCACAAGCCGCCTTTATCCAAATCTTATCTGAAAGCTCCTGAAAGTGGTGTTCTGGTGCTTCGCCCGGAAAACACCTATCGCGATAACAATATTGAGATGCTTTTCGGTCGCCGCGTCGATGGCGTTTCGCTCATTGACAAGACTGTCACTCTTGACGACGGTGTCATCCTGACTTGGTCGGAATTGGTGTTCGCCACTGGCGCCCGCCCGCGTATCCCGGACGTTCCGGGCGTCGCTCTTGAAGGTGTCGTGACGCTGCGCCGTCTGGATGATGCGCGCCGCATAGCAGACATGATGCCGAGGGTGCAGAATGTCGTGATTATCGGCGGTGGGTTTATCGGCCTCGAAATGGCGCATAGTGCCATAGCACTTGGTAAAAACACCGTACTGATTGAGGCTGCTCCGCGCGTTCTTGGGCGTTCTGTTGCAACGCATATTTCTGCCCATGTCGAAGCACGCAGCCGCGCTGCGGATATTACGCTTTTGACCGGACTTGGTGTCACTTCTATTGAAGGTGAAAATGGACGTGTGACAGGCGTAACGGCGGCAGATGGCACAGTTTATCCTGCCGATATGGTGGTACTTGGTACGGGCGCAGTTCCAAATGTCGAACTTGCGACCGAAGCCGGACTCGCCGTCGATAATGGCATCATAGTCGATGAGCATATGCGCGCATCCGTCGAGCATGTTTATGCAATAGGTGATTGTGTCAGCTATCAACATTTTCATGCCGGACGGCGCGTGCGCCTGGAATCGGTTCAGAATGCTACTGATCAGGCCAAGCACGTTGCACGTTCGATTGTCGGGCGCGGCACGCCTTTCCGCGATGTTGCGTGGTTCTGGTCGGATCAGGGTGACATGAAATTGCAGACGGCTGGGCTGTCCTTTGATGCCGACCGTCATATTCTGTCGGGCAATTTGGAAGATAATGCTTTCTCGGTGTTCCATTTTGCAGGCGACAGGCTGGTTGCTGTCGATTCAATTAATCGTCCGACCGATCACATGATTGCACGGCGTCTTTTGGCTGCGGGGATAAATCCCACAGTAGATGACATTTCATCAGGTCCAGCGCGTCTCAAAGAACTGCTCGCGTCAGTACCGAAGGTTTGA
- the gcvP gene encoding aminomethyl-transferring glycine dehydrogenase — MTQQVLPFVARHIGPRVEDERAMLAALGLPSMETLITQAVPASIRLNRALDLPAALSEHAALAELSEIMDRNVVKKSFIGAGYHGVLTPPVIQRNLFENPAWYTAYTPYQSEISQGRLELLFHFQTLVAELSGLPVACASLLDEATAVAEAVGVAVRHHRDKRERVLLAGDLHPQTVDVINTRAEPLGWQVEAGSTVDDNTAAVIVPWPDTRGVYGDFTAVIADAKAKGALVIAVADPLALTILEAPAKWGADMVVGSMQRFGVPMGFGGPHAAYLAVSEPLTRIIPGRIVGQSVDAHGRAAYRLALQTREQHIRRDKATSNICTAQALLANMAASFAIWHGPTGLQAIATRVAGLASRFATSLKAAGIEIAGDSLFDTVTIKLSGKAASIADEADKGGRLLRVIDADTVGVTFDETSNEDDLAALAVLFGAKPVGNDDLLVPSKGRGEGFLTQDVFHSHRSETEMMRFLRRLADKDLALDRAMIPLGSCTMKLNAAAEMMPVSWNTVANLHPFAPAAQTTGYARMTSDVEAWLCEITGFAGVSLQPNAGSQGEYAGLLAIRHYHQSRGEGHRNICLIPSSAHGTNPASASMAGMSVVVVNCRPDGDIDIDDLKAKAEKHRDNLAAFMITYPSTYGVFEEGIKAFCEIVHDNGGQVYFDGANLNALVGLARPCDIGADVCHMNLHKTFCIPHGGGGPGVGPIGVAKHLVPYLPGHVDIGSKHAVSAAPFGSASILVITWMYIRMMGGAGLKKATEAAILNANYIAHRLKDAYPILYTGAHDRVAHECIVDTRVLKDSAGVTVEDVAKRLIDYGFHAPTMSWPVAGTLMIEPTESEPKSEIDRLCDAMIAIAGEAKKVADGIWQKDDNPLANAPHTAGDTLATEWTHPYTREEAVFPASALGGDFDTTAKYWPPVSRVDNVGGDRNLICSCPPVASYG; from the coding sequence ATGACGCAACAGGTTCTACCCTTTGTTGCCCGTCATATCGGGCCAAGAGTTGAAGACGAGCGCGCAATGCTTGCAGCGCTCGGCCTTCCTTCCATGGAAACGCTGATCACGCAGGCTGTTCCGGCTTCGATCCGGCTCAACCGCGCGCTTGATCTGCCAGCAGCTTTGAGCGAGCACGCAGCGCTTGCGGAACTCAGCGAAATTATGGACCGCAACGTGGTGAAGAAGAGCTTCATCGGTGCGGGCTATCATGGCGTGCTGACGCCGCCAGTTATCCAGCGCAACCTGTTTGAAAACCCGGCATGGTACACGGCCTATACGCCTTACCAGTCGGAAATAAGCCAGGGCCGTCTGGAACTGCTGTTCCATTTCCAGACGCTTGTTGCCGAGCTTTCCGGTCTTCCGGTTGCCTGTGCATCGCTTCTGGATGAAGCAACTGCCGTTGCTGAAGCTGTTGGAGTTGCCGTTCGTCATCATCGCGACAAGCGTGAGCGCGTTCTGCTTGCAGGCGATCTGCATCCGCAGACTGTTGATGTGATCAACACCCGCGCCGAGCCGCTTGGCTGGCAGGTTGAAGCTGGAAGCACGGTTGATGACAACACGGCTGCTGTCATTGTACCTTGGCCGGATACACGCGGCGTTTATGGCGACTTCACCGCTGTCATCGCCGATGCAAAGGCCAAAGGCGCTCTGGTGATCGCTGTCGCTGATCCACTGGCGCTGACAATTCTGGAAGCCCCTGCAAAGTGGGGCGCGGATATGGTTGTTGGCTCCATGCAGCGCTTTGGTGTGCCGATGGGCTTTGGCGGTCCACACGCTGCATATCTCGCAGTGTCCGAGCCTCTGACCCGCATCATTCCGGGCCGCATTGTCGGTCAGTCGGTTGATGCACATGGCCGTGCTGCCTATCGTCTGGCGCTCCAGACGCGTGAACAGCATATCCGTCGTGACAAGGCGACATCAAACATCTGCACCGCACAGGCGCTGCTCGCCAATATGGCTGCATCCTTCGCCATCTGGCATGGCCCGACAGGCCTTCAGGCCATTGCAACGCGTGTTGCCGGTCTTGCGTCGCGCTTTGCAACGAGCCTCAAGGCTGCTGGCATCGAAATCGCAGGCGACAGCCTGTTCGATACGGTCACGATTAAGCTTTCGGGCAAAGCCGCAAGCATTGCAGACGAAGCCGACAAGGGTGGCCGTCTGCTCCGCGTCATCGATGCGGATACGGTTGGTGTGACCTTTGATGAAACCTCGAACGAAGACGATCTTGCAGCACTCGCTGTTCTGTTTGGTGCAAAGCCAGTCGGCAATGACGATCTTCTCGTGCCATCCAAGGGACGTGGCGAAGGCTTCCTGACCCAGGATGTGTTCCATTCGCACCGTTCCGAAACCGAGATGATGCGCTTTCTGCGTCGTCTGGCCGATAAGGATCTGGCGCTTGACCGTGCAATGATCCCACTTGGCTCGTGCACAATGAAGCTCAATGCAGCAGCAGAAATGATGCCGGTAAGCTGGAACACAGTTGCCAATCTGCATCCATTTGCTCCAGCCGCGCAGACAACCGGTTATGCCAGGATGACTTCGGATGTCGAAGCGTGGCTTTGCGAAATCACCGGCTTTGCAGGTGTTTCGCTACAGCCAAACGCTGGTAGTCAGGGCGAATATGCGGGTCTTCTCGCAATCCGTCACTATCACCAGTCGCGCGGCGAAGGTCATCGCAATATCTGCCTGATCCCATCATCCGCACACGGCACCAACCCTGCCAGTGCTTCGATGGCCGGCATGAGCGTTGTCGTCGTCAATTGCCGTCCTGACGGCGATATCGACATTGATGATCTGAAAGCCAAGGCTGAAAAGCATCGCGATAATCTCGCCGCGTTCATGATCACCTATCCGTCGACCTATGGCGTGTTCGAAGAAGGCATCAAGGCTTTCTGCGAAATCGTCCATGACAATGGCGGTCAGGTCTATTTCGACGGCGCAAACCTCAATGCGCTCGTTGGCCTTGCTCGTCCTTGCGATATTGGCGCCGACGTTTGCCATATGAACCTGCACAAGACCTTCTGCATTCCACATGGCGGCGGTGGTCCGGGTGTCGGTCCGATTGGCGTTGCTAAACATCTCGTACCTTATCTGCCGGGTCATGTTGATATCGGTTCCAAGCACGCGGTTTCGGCTGCACCTTTTGGTAGTGCATCCATTCTGGTCATTACGTGGATGTATATCCGCATGATGGGCGGCGCTGGATTGAAGAAGGCGACCGAGGCTGCAATCCTCAACGCCAACTACATCGCGCATCGTCTGAAGGACGCTTATCCGATCCTTTACACCGGCGCGCATGATCGCGTGGCGCATGAGTGCATCGTGGATACGCGTGTGCTCAAAGACAGCGCAGGCGTCACCGTAGAAGACGTGGCCAAGCGCCTGATCGACTACGGTTTCCATGCACCGACCATGTCGTGGCCGGTTGCCGGAACGCTGATGATCGAACCGACCGAGTCTGAACCAAAGTCGGAAATCGATCGTCTTTGTGATGCGATGATTGCCATTGCAGGCGAGGCGAAGAAGGTTGCCGACGGCATCTGGCAAAAGGATGACAATCCGCTTGCCAACGCGCCGCATACGGCAGGTGATACTCTGGCAACAGAATGGACTCACCCTTATACGCGTGAGGAAGCTGTGTTCCCGGCGAGTGCCCTTGGTGGTGATTTTGACACGACGGCAAAATACTGGCCGCCGGTCAGCCGCGTCGACAATGTCGGTGGTGACAGAAACCTCATCTGTTCCTGCCCGCCGGTTGCGTCTTACGGTTGA
- the gcvH gene encoding glycine cleavage system protein GcvH yields the protein MANILFTEDHEWISVEAGVATVGITIHAQEQLGDLVFVDLPEVGRTVSKGEGIVVVESVKAASDVYAPVDGEVVEVNDAVSSDPALINQAAEGEGWLFKLKLSDEGQLSGLLDKAGYDKLVG from the coding sequence ATGGCCAATATCCTGTTCACCGAAGATCATGAGTGGATCAGCGTCGAAGCTGGCGTTGCCACTGTCGGCATTACGATCCACGCACAGGAACAGCTCGGCGACCTCGTATTCGTTGATCTGCCGGAAGTCGGTCGCACCGTTTCCAAGGGCGAGGGCATCGTCGTTGTAGAGTCCGTCAAGGCTGCTTCCGACGTTTATGCGCCGGTCGATGGCGAAGTGGTTGAAGTTAACGATGCCGTATCGAGCGATCCAGCACTCATCAATCAGGCCGCAGAAGGCGAAGGCTGGTTATTCAAGCTGAAGCTTTCCGATGAAGGCCAGCTTTCGGGTCTTCTAGACAAAGCTGGTTACGACAAACTCGTAGGATAA
- a CDS encoding RidA family protein — translation MTVLKHLLPTDMAAPFAAYSHGVKVSAGAELVFCSGQLGIGPNGSVPEDAGAQAELCFENIRRILRDGGMELSDIVRINAYVTDRAYMRPYMDVRDRLFPQPAPTSTLMIVSGFTREEFKVEIEAVAAR, via the coding sequence ATGACTGTTTTGAAACATCTGTTGCCTACCGATATGGCGGCTCCCTTTGCTGCCTATAGCCACGGCGTGAAGGTAAGTGCCGGTGCAGAGCTGGTTTTCTGTTCTGGCCAGCTTGGCATTGGACCAAATGGTTCGGTACCTGAAGACGCGGGCGCACAGGCAGAGCTTTGCTTTGAGAATATCCGCCGCATCCTGCGCGACGGTGGCATGGAACTCTCTGACATCGTGCGTATCAATGCCTATGTAACGGATCGTGCCTATATGCGCCCTTATATGGACGTGCGTGACCGGCTGTTTCCACAGCCAGCACCAACCTCGACATTGATGATTGTTTCCGGCTTTACGCGAGAGGAATTCAAGGTCGAAATCGAGGCTGTCGCGGCGCGCTGA